A region from the Euryarchaeota archaeon genome encodes:
- a CDS encoding right-handed parallel beta-helix repeat-containing protein: MSSRPAVILALLVASSAAAALPVDLLSVTPEDPLGAAIDIDAGKTSHHAPIIINGDAELLLGDTILKNGVGGGKGTADDPFRLSGWTVSARAQDGIIVLNTRFHLVISDNTIIDGKDTGGRYRYSGIVLGNAENVTIERNILTRDYHGILLRGDVEATIGSNVIRESEDAGISMFDSTATLEGNTITRAGAYAVEIDSSSPGTSSLIARSNTLRENDGGVKANGAMPLDISRNVIEANLGEAVSVSETSDARIADNRVKENGQGFALHDATGRLKGNDVSRSADGVVLDGGSFLVEANSIHDNERGITIADGSHRIAENDIFDNSDAGVVGGKHSTEFDRNWWGTADGPSGTGGGHGDRVSGFGEGIPYADEPLTPPGKARGNTERSAGYGETTGNNPVTTAASDIVTSAFDAAPGLLAATALALGTAMWIDRRRNAVQALRRENVTAASAVSITSGSSNPGTRAGPSESPSGDASPEE; this comes from the coding sequence ATGTCCTCCCGCCCGGCGGTCATCCTTGCACTACTCGTGGCAAGCAGTGCCGCCGCCGCACTTCCCGTGGATCTCCTTTCCGTCACCCCAGAAGATCCTCTGGGCGCGGCGATAGACATCGACGCGGGGAAGACGAGCCATCACGCGCCGATCATCATCAACGGCGACGCCGAACTCCTCCTTGGTGACACCATCTTGAAAAACGGTGTCGGCGGCGGCAAGGGGACCGCGGACGATCCGTTCCGGCTCTCCGGGTGGACCGTCTCGGCAAGGGCCCAGGACGGGATCATCGTCCTCAACACGAGATTCCACCTCGTGATAAGCGACAACACCATAATCGACGGGAAGGACACCGGTGGACGGTACCGCTACTCCGGGATCGTGCTGGGGAACGCGGAGAACGTCACGATCGAGCGCAACATCCTTACGCGCGACTACCACGGGATACTCCTTCGAGGGGACGTGGAGGCGACGATCGGCTCGAACGTCATCCGGGAGAGCGAAGATGCGGGGATATCCATGTTCGATTCCACGGCGACCCTCGAAGGGAACACCATCACGCGTGCGGGCGCTTACGCCGTGGAGATCGACTCCAGTTCGCCTGGGACCTCCTCGCTCATCGCGCGCTCCAACACGTTGCGGGAAAACGACGGCGGCGTGAAGGCGAACGGCGCGATGCCGCTGGACATCTCTCGAAACGTCATTGAGGCGAACCTGGGCGAAGCGGTCTCGGTGTCGGAAACCAGCGACGCCCGTATCGCCGACAACCGCGTGAAGGAAAACGGTCAAGGCTTCGCCCTCCACGACGCGACCGGGAGACTCAAGGGAAACGACGTCTCGCGTAGCGCCGACGGCGTCGTTCTCGACGGCGGGAGCTTCCTCGTCGAGGCGAACAGCATCCACGACAACGAGCGCGGCATCACGATCGCTGATGGAAGCCACCGGATCGCGGAAAACGACATCTTCGACAACTCGGACGCTGGGGTGGTCGGTGGCAAACATTCGACCGAATTCGATCGCAACTGGTGGGGGACGGCTGATGGGCCCTCGGGAACCGGTGGCGGGCACGGGGACCGCGTCTCGGGCTTCGGCGAGGGGATCCCGTACGCCGATGAACCCTTGACGCCTCCGGGGAAGGCGCGCGGGAACACCGAGCGTAGCGCCGGTTACGGGGAAACAACAGGGAACAATCCGGTCACGACGGCGGCCTCGGACATCGTCACGTCCGCTTTCGATGCGGCGCCGGGCCTTCTCGCCGCCACGGCGCTCGCGCTCGGGACGGCGATGTGGATCGACAGAAGGCGGAACGCGGTTCAGGCCTTGCGTCGGGAAAACGTGACTGCCGCGAGTGCGGTGAGCATCACGAGCGGAAGCTCGAACCCGGGCACTCGCGCGGGTCCGTCGGAAAGTCCGAGTGGCGACGCCTCGCCCGAGGAGTAG